From a region of the Paenibacillus segetis genome:
- the recQ gene encoding DNA helicase RecQ — MNLVELHMEQAQAYLQKYYGYPDFREGQRKIVESVLSGSDTLGIMPTGGGKSICYQIPALILPGLTLVVSPLISLMKDQVDALTTMGVPAAYINSTLSGKEVNDRIRAAKRGELKLLYVAPERLELDWFRDEMSSLEISCVAVDEAHCVSQWGHDFRTSYLAVSPFVNGLPERPIVAAFTATATPEVMDDMIRLLRLEEPSLFITGLGRDNLSMSVLRGENKREFVLNYAETHAHQPGIVYAATRKEVDDLYERLRQSGIPAGRYHAGLPDREREESQEAFLYDDIRVMVATNAFGMGIDKSNVRYVIHYNMPKNMEAYVQEAGRAGRDGEPSDCILLFSPQDIMTQKFLIEQNPQDGERKRNEYRKLQQMIEYCYSTNCLRWGMLDYFGEVHDRKPCGICSSCRDERELVDMTVDAQIIFSCIHRMRERFGVSLVASVLKGSQNKKVLQYGFDTLPTYGMMRRRTEKEISELINLLIAEGYLALTEGQYPVVRLQPLSVDVLKGQHQVMMRAPEPVLSKTASSSGSRRRGNAYDDGPSAVNETIFEQLRLIRRELAERDRVPSYIIFNDATLREMSMICPTTESDMLRIKGVGEVKYRKYGRPFLEFFQNME; from the coding sequence ATGAATTTGGTAGAACTTCATATGGAACAAGCCCAGGCTTATTTGCAAAAATACTACGGTTACCCCGATTTCCGTGAAGGACAGCGTAAAATTGTGGAGAGTGTGCTCTCAGGCTCAGATACTCTTGGCATTATGCCAACGGGTGGGGGCAAGTCAATTTGTTACCAAATCCCGGCTTTGATCTTGCCGGGGCTGACGCTGGTTGTGTCACCGCTTATTTCATTGATGAAGGATCAAGTGGATGCACTTACAACGATGGGAGTGCCAGCAGCTTATATTAACAGTACACTTTCTGGTAAAGAAGTGAACGACCGCATCCGGGCTGCAAAGCGTGGTGAGCTTAAGCTGCTCTATGTTGCACCTGAACGGCTGGAGCTGGACTGGTTCCGTGACGAGATGAGCAGTTTAGAAATTTCTTGCGTCGCAGTAGATGAAGCGCACTGTGTATCTCAGTGGGGTCACGATTTTCGGACGAGTTATCTCGCTGTATCGCCATTTGTGAACGGGCTACCCGAGCGTCCGATCGTAGCAGCATTTACCGCAACGGCAACACCGGAAGTCATGGATGATATGATCCGGTTACTTCGTTTGGAGGAACCGTCTTTATTTATTACCGGATTAGGTCGAGATAACCTCTCCATGTCGGTGCTACGTGGCGAGAATAAACGTGAATTCGTTTTGAATTACGCGGAGACTCATGCCCATCAGCCAGGAATCGTATATGCGGCAACACGCAAAGAGGTTGATGATCTATACGAGCGTTTGCGTCAATCGGGTATACCAGCTGGTCGGTACCATGCAGGCTTACCAGATCGCGAACGTGAGGAGAGCCAAGAAGCGTTTCTTTACGATGATATTCGCGTCATGGTAGCGACGAACGCGTTTGGTATGGGAATCGACAAGTCGAACGTTCGCTACGTCATTCACTACAATATGCCTAAGAATATGGAAGCTTATGTACAGGAAGCGGGACGAGCGGGGCGTGATGGTGAGCCCAGCGATTGTATTCTGCTCTTTAGTCCTCAGGATATCATGACACAAAAATTTCTGATTGAGCAAAATCCCCAAGATGGGGAGCGGAAGCGGAATGAATATCGCAAGCTTCAACAAATGATCGAGTATTGTTATTCAACCAATTGTCTAAGATGGGGGATGTTAGACTATTTTGGAGAAGTTCATGATCGTAAGCCTTGCGGTATTTGTAGTTCTTGCCGAGACGAACGTGAATTGGTTGATATGACCGTCGATGCGCAGATTATTTTCTCCTGTATCCATCGGATGCGTGAACGTTTCGGAGTTTCATTGGTTGCTTCGGTATTAAAAGGTTCGCAGAACAAGAAGGTTCTTCAATACGGATTTGATACTCTACCTACTTATGGAATGATGCGACGACGCACGGAGAAAGAAATATCAGAACTCATTAATCTTTTAATTGCGGAAGGCTATCTAGCTTTGACTGAAGGTCAGTATCCGGTAGTCCGCCTACAACCGTTATCGGTTGACGTATTAAAAGGACAGCATCAGGTCATGATGCGTGCTCCAGAACCTGTGTTGTCCAAAACTGCTAGTAGTAGTGGGAGTCGTCGAAGAGGTAATGCTTATGATGACGGACCTTCAGCGGTTAATGAGACGATATTTGAGCAGCTTCGCCTGATCCGTCGTGAATTAGCCGAGCGGGATCGTGTTCCTTCTTATATTATTTTCAATGATGCAACACTTCGTGAGATGAGTATGATCTGTCCAACCACGGAGTCGGATATGTTAAGAATTAAAGGGGTCGGTGAGGTCAAATACCGTAAGTATGGCCGGCCATTTCTTGAGTTTTTTCAAAATATGGAATAG
- a CDS encoding alpha/beta hydrolase, with amino-acid sequence MREENFTFQNDAGQQVFVYHWTSEDESIPVRGVVQIAHGMTETAKRYERFASELTQQGFQVYANDHRGHGKTAQNSEELGYPGKDGFNGMVRDIVKLGDIIKEQHPNLPLFLLGHSMGSFLTQKTMYAGQQNYIGFILTGTNGPQGLLHMGQNLARFQGMLQGERHPSLMLNALTFGSFNKNFLPVRTKFDWLSRDPAEVDKYIDDPFCGFLCSASFFQDFFTLLLEIHRPNNMAKISKQKSVYIFGGDKDPVGKNGTGVQRLVDIYKRLQIQDLELKMYPGGRHEMLNETNRDEVTADVVDWLVRHTK; translated from the coding sequence TTGAGAGAGGAAAATTTCACTTTTCAGAATGATGCGGGGCAACAAGTTTTTGTATATCATTGGACTTCTGAAGATGAATCGATCCCCGTTAGGGGTGTTGTGCAGATTGCACATGGCATGACGGAGACGGCCAAACGGTACGAACGTTTTGCCAGTGAGTTGACGCAACAAGGCTTCCAAGTGTATGCCAACGACCATAGAGGTCATGGTAAAACAGCCCAAAATTCTGAAGAGCTTGGTTATCCGGGCAAGGATGGATTTAACGGTATGGTGCGAGATATTGTCAAACTTGGCGATATCATTAAAGAGCAACACCCGAATCTACCTCTATTTTTACTCGGTCACAGCATGGGATCCTTTCTAACCCAAAAAACAATGTACGCAGGCCAGCAAAACTACATCGGATTTATCCTGACTGGAACCAATGGTCCTCAGGGTTTACTGCATATGGGACAAAATCTTGCACGTTTTCAAGGTATGTTGCAAGGTGAACGTCATCCTAGCTTGATGTTGAATGCGCTCACTTTCGGAAGCTTCAACAAGAATTTCCTTCCTGTTCGCACGAAGTTCGATTGGCTCTCCAGAGATCCAGCCGAAGTGGATAAGTACATAGATGATCCATTCTGCGGATTCCTGTGCAGTGCTAGTTTCTTTCAAGATTTCTTTACATTACTTTTAGAAATACATCGTCCAAACAATATGGCCAAAATCTCCAAACAAAAATCCGTATATATATTCGGGGGGGATAAAGACCCCGTCGGGAAGAATGGGACCGGAGTTCAGCGACTTGTAGATATATATAAGCGGCTTCAAATACAAGATCTTGAACTGAAAATGTACCCGGGCGGAAGACACGAAATGCTTAATGAAACGAATCGGGACGAAGTGACTGCAGATGTTGTCGATTGGTTAGTTCGTCACACGAAGTAA
- a CDS encoding B12-binding domain-containing radical SAM protein has translation MKVILSTLNAKYIHTSLAIRLLKAYSEHQFDIELAEYTIKDPVMNVVSDLFQRKPDVIGFSCYIWNIEETIRLADLLKKVLPDCKIVLGGPEVSYDTQYWMERAKNVDFIVMGDGEETFHHLLQEIEGDQKYHYVFGAAYRKGDEVVVNPGRPKSDLNTLPTPHRFPDDLPDLGKRIVYFETSRGCPFSCQFCLSSIEVGVRYYDIERVKSDLLYLIDNGAKIIKFLDRTFNINRSYAMEMFQFLIENHKGCVFQFEITADIMRPEVLDYLAENAPPGIFRFEIGVQSTNDATNELVKRRQNFTKLSRTVMKIKNSGNIDQHLDLIAGLPEEDYASFRKTFNDVFAMRPEELQLGFLKMLRGTGLRNEAAKYNYVYMDHAPYEILGNDVMPFSDIISLKRLEDVLEKYWNAHRMDHTLNYLMKYEFESPFDFFQEFGDYWEEQGWQRIGHQLEDLFTRLQQFLTRRGLKEPGIVLGLMKLDYFLGHKYKPRKIWWEDRTPKDMRVSYFKKLADEPSKVSDDFAARHLDERELLKFAVVEELPFLLNDVLEDKVITESNGQGSLLVILYQQSEDEVPVFYSMPLVPTQNGG, from the coding sequence ATGAAAGTCATCTTGTCTACATTAAATGCTAAATATATACACACATCATTAGCGATACGGTTACTGAAGGCATACAGCGAGCACCAATTTGACATCGAGTTAGCTGAGTATACAATCAAGGATCCTGTAATGAATGTTGTATCTGATCTATTTCAGCGCAAACCGGATGTCATTGGATTCTCGTGTTACATTTGGAATATTGAAGAGACTATTCGTTTGGCTGATCTCTTAAAGAAGGTGCTACCGGATTGCAAAATCGTGTTGGGTGGACCTGAAGTTTCATATGATACGCAGTATTGGATGGAACGGGCGAAGAATGTTGACTTTATCGTGATGGGAGATGGAGAAGAGACCTTTCATCATCTCTTACAGGAGATAGAGGGCGACCAGAAGTACCATTATGTATTTGGTGCCGCTTATCGTAAGGGAGATGAAGTTGTTGTTAACCCGGGGCGACCGAAAAGTGATCTGAATACCTTACCGACACCTCATCGCTTTCCTGATGACCTTCCAGATTTAGGTAAACGAATCGTGTACTTTGAGACAAGCCGTGGTTGTCCGTTTAGCTGCCAATTTTGTCTCTCTAGTATAGAAGTAGGCGTACGTTATTACGATATTGAACGGGTCAAGTCGGACCTGCTTTACTTGATTGATAATGGCGCAAAAATAATTAAATTTTTGGACCGTACATTCAACATTAACCGTAGTTATGCGATGGAAATGTTTCAATTCCTTATTGAGAATCATAAGGGTTGTGTATTCCAATTTGAAATTACAGCTGACATTATGCGTCCAGAGGTTCTTGATTATTTAGCTGAGAATGCCCCGCCTGGTATTTTCCGCTTCGAGATTGGGGTACAGTCGACCAATGACGCCACGAATGAACTCGTTAAACGTCGCCAGAACTTTACCAAACTTTCCCGAACGGTCATGAAGATCAAGAACAGCGGGAATATTGATCAGCATCTTGACCTTATTGCCGGATTACCTGAAGAGGATTACGCTAGCTTCCGCAAAACTTTCAATGATGTGTTCGCCATGCGTCCAGAGGAACTTCAGCTTGGATTTCTGAAGATGTTGAGAGGAACCGGACTGCGAAATGAAGCTGCTAAATATAACTATGTTTACATGGATCATGCACCTTATGAAATCCTTGGAAATGACGTCATGCCTTTCTCAGATATCATCTCTTTGAAGCGGCTAGAAGATGTACTAGAGAAATATTGGAATGCACATCGAATGGATCATACGCTTAACTATTTGATGAAATATGAATTTGAATCGCCGTTCGATTTCTTCCAGGAGTTTGGTGATTACTGGGAAGAGCAGGGATGGCAACGTATTGGTCACCAACTTGAAGATTTGTTCACCCGTCTACAACAATTTCTAACTCGGCGTGGTCTCAAAGAGCCAGGGATCGTTCTTGGTCTGATGAAGTTGGATTATTTCCTGGGTCATAAATATAAGCCGCGGAAAATATGGTGGGAGGATCGGACACCTAAAGACATGCGTGTGAGTTACTTCAAGAAACTCGCAGATGAGCCTTCTAAGGTATCTGATGATTTTGCAGCTCGTCATCTCGATGAACGTGAATTACTGAAATTCGCGGTAGTTGAAGAGCTTCCATTCCTGCTGAATGACGTATTAGAGGATAAGGTTATTACGGAGTCTAATGGTCAGGGTTCATTACTTGTGATCTTGTATCAGCAATCAGAAGATGAGGTTCCGGTCTTTTATTCCATGCCCTTAGTACCAACACAAAATGGGGGATAG
- a CDS encoding MGDG synthase family glycosyltransferase, whose translation MHKQRVLLLSEGFGAGHTQAAYALSSSLRKIAPHVQTKVMELGSFLNPRMAPFIITAYKKTVFTQPRLVRMMYRSNYKKSLNRLTTLALHRLFYTHTTQIIQQLHPDVIVCTHPIPSAVISRMKRLGLDVPLCTVITDYDAHGTWVSAEVNRYLVSTDPVKEKLLERGVEEDKIQITGIPIHPNFWERHGKDDIRKQFHLHDMPTILIMGGGWGFMKDEAVHSLLAMHRDQIQLIFCFGSNVKSLEKMKRDPRFIHPNVHLLGFTREIDKLMEVSDLLITKPGGMTCSEGLAKAIPMLFHKPLPGQEEENSQYFAAQGWGTPISSLDDITNWIKRLTDDYEGVTQEREKVLSEIASYHPMQSAQAIIDILESNSKALI comes from the coding sequence GTGCATAAACAAAGAGTCTTACTTTTATCTGAGGGGTTTGGAGCTGGACACACTCAAGCTGCATATGCCTTATCGAGCAGTTTACGTAAGATAGCGCCTCATGTGCAGACGAAAGTGATGGAACTCGGCAGCTTCCTAAATCCGAGAATGGCACCGTTTATAATAACTGCCTACAAAAAAACGGTGTTTACTCAACCGCGACTTGTTCGTATGATGTATCGCAGCAACTACAAAAAATCGTTAAACCGATTAACGACGCTGGCTCTTCACCGGCTATTTTATACGCACACTACCCAAATCATTCAGCAACTCCATCCCGATGTCATTGTGTGTACTCATCCGATCCCTAGTGCCGTTATTTCGCGCATGAAGCGACTCGGACTAGATGTACCATTATGCACAGTTATAACTGACTATGATGCCCATGGAACTTGGGTCAGTGCTGAAGTCAACCGTTACCTGGTATCTACAGATCCAGTGAAGGAGAAGCTGCTGGAACGTGGTGTCGAAGAGGATAAGATTCAGATTACTGGAATTCCAATCCATCCAAACTTTTGGGAACGTCACGGAAAAGATGACATCCGGAAGCAATTTCATTTACACGACATGCCTACGATTCTAATCATGGGCGGCGGTTGGGGATTTATGAAGGATGAAGCGGTACATTCTCTACTTGCCATGCATAGAGACCAAATCCAGCTTATCTTCTGTTTCGGGAGTAATGTCAAATCGTTGGAGAAGATGAAACGAGATCCTCGCTTCATTCATCCGAATGTCCATCTTCTGGGCTTTACCAGAGAAATTGACAAACTGATGGAAGTATCCGATCTTCTGATTACGAAGCCCGGTGGCATGACTTGCTCGGAAGGATTGGCCAAGGCAATACCTATGTTATTCCATAAGCCACTACCAGGTCAGGAAGAAGAGAACTCGCAATATTTCGCTGCACAAGGTTGGGGAACACCGATTAGTTCATTGGATGATATCACCAATTGGATTAAGCGTTTGACTGATGATTATGAGGGAGTAACACAGGAACGTGAGAAGGTCCTCAGTGAAATTGCCAGCTATCATCCGATGCAGAGCGCGCAGGCAATTATTGATATCTTAGAAAGTAATAGCAAAGCTCTTATTTAA
- the trmB gene encoding tRNA (guanosine(46)-N7)-methyltransferase TrmB, which translates to MRLRGRKGIRENLEQQQDLVILEPKEYKGRWSELFGNDRPIYIELGMGKGQFISGMSVKYPEVNFIGMDMYDELIRRASEKVRTIWNDQEEGTGKPESVRLALGNIESIEEIFAPGEVERIYLNFSDPWPKAKHGRRRLTHPRFLDKYVELLNERGEIHFKTDSRDLFQFSLNAFAARGLQMSNISLSLHANGINEEHVMTEYESKFVGQGMPIHRCEVIIGSEALRNYHDHKMDTF; encoded by the coding sequence ATGCGTTTACGCGGTAGGAAAGGCATACGCGAGAACCTTGAGCAACAGCAGGATCTCGTTATATTAGAGCCTAAAGAATATAAAGGCCGTTGGTCAGAATTGTTCGGTAATGATCGTCCTATTTACATCGAGCTAGGGATGGGGAAGGGACAGTTTATTAGTGGAATGAGCGTTAAATATCCGGAGGTCAACTTTATCGGCATGGATATGTACGATGAATTGATTCGTCGTGCGAGTGAGAAGGTTCGTACCATATGGAATGATCAGGAAGAGGGTACGGGCAAACCGGAGAGTGTTCGACTTGCACTTGGAAATATTGAATCCATTGAAGAGATTTTTGCACCTGGTGAAGTGGAGCGGATTTATTTGAATTTCAGTGATCCGTGGCCAAAAGCTAAGCATGGCCGCAGACGACTAACACATCCGCGTTTTTTGGATAAATATGTCGAGTTGTTGAATGAGCGTGGTGAAATACACTTCAAGACAGACTCACGGGATCTCTTTCAATTTTCACTTAACGCTTTTGCAGCGAGAGGATTGCAGATGAGTAATATTTCATTGAGTCTCCACGCGAATGGCATTAATGAAGAACATGTTATGACAGAATACGAGAGCAAATTCGTGGGGCAGGGAATGCCGATACATCGTTGCGAGGTCATCATCGGTTCAGAGGCTTTGCGTAACTATCATGACCACAAAATGGATACATTTTAA
- a CDS encoding class I SAM-dependent methyltransferase, translating to MGFLSVLSFAHKLTSERLQPGDYAVDATAGTGSDTLFLAQACGRRGHVFAFDVQSEALDITQARLDKAKPANTKLAQVTLLHRSHAEIKYALPSEVHGQLGSIMFNLGYLPTEGADHSVITLTESTLEALETGVSLLRPRGLITVVLYPGHPGGDQEAKAVESWAANLPSSTGQAIVYRQPQRPTAPYLIAIEKK from the coding sequence ATGGGCTTCCTCTCTGTTCTAAGTTTTGCACACAAACTTACAAGTGAAAGACTTCAACCTGGCGATTACGCTGTGGATGCAACGGCAGGTACGGGCTCAGACACGTTGTTTCTAGCGCAGGCTTGTGGAAGACGTGGACATGTCTTTGCCTTTGATGTTCAGTCAGAGGCATTAGACATTACCCAGGCACGGCTAGACAAGGCTAAACCTGCAAATACCAAGCTTGCACAGGTAACCTTGTTACACCGTAGTCATGCCGAAATAAAGTATGCTCTTCCATCAGAAGTGCACGGTCAACTAGGTTCTATTATGTTTAATTTGGGTTATCTCCCTACCGAAGGGGCTGACCATTCGGTTATTACTCTGACGGAGAGCACCTTGGAAGCTCTTGAAACTGGGGTTTCTTTGCTTCGTCCCAGAGGTCTAATAACTGTAGTTCTCTACCCAGGACATCCTGGAGGGGATCAGGAGGCTAAGGCCGTTGAATCATGGGCTGCAAACCTCCCCTCTTCCACCGGACAAGCCATTGTATATCGTCAACCGCAAAGACCAACTGCTCCTTATCTCATCGCTATTGAGAAAAAATAA
- a CDS encoding TIGR01212 family radical SAM protein (This family includes YhcC from E. coli K-12, an uncharacterized radical SAM protein.), translating into MKTLPSTPPQLWGDKRFHTWNTEMREEFGGKVFKVMLDAGFTCPNRDGSIAKGGCTFCSARGSGDFAGSRRDDLVTQFNKIRDKQHIKWPHAQYIGYFQAYTNTYAPVDELREYFEAILQQPGVVGLSIATRPDCLPDDVVDYLAELNERTYLWVEMGLQTIHESTSELINRAHDSQCYLDAVAKLRSRNIRVCTHIIYGLPQETHEMMLDTGRAVAAMDVQGIKIHLLHLMRKTPMVKQYEAGLLRFLEKDEYVKLIVDTLEFLPPEMIVHRLTGDAPRDLLVGPMWSLKKWEVLNAIDDELKQRDSWQGKYWRGR; encoded by the coding sequence ATGAAAACACTACCAAGTACCCCTCCCCAATTGTGGGGAGACAAAAGATTTCATACATGGAATACGGAAATGCGCGAGGAGTTTGGTGGCAAAGTATTTAAGGTTATGCTGGATGCCGGATTCACTTGTCCAAATCGGGACGGTTCCATTGCCAAAGGCGGTTGTACCTTCTGTAGTGCACGCGGATCGGGCGATTTTGCAGGAAGTCGACGTGATGATCTTGTTACACAATTCAACAAAATCCGCGATAAACAGCACATCAAGTGGCCTCATGCGCAGTATATTGGTTATTTCCAAGCATACACCAACACTTATGCTCCTGTAGATGAGCTCCGCGAATACTTCGAGGCTATTCTACAGCAACCAGGAGTTGTTGGATTGTCTATCGCTACTAGACCGGATTGTCTACCGGATGATGTAGTTGATTATTTAGCTGAGCTTAATGAACGGACTTACTTATGGGTAGAAATGGGATTACAGACTATTCACGAGTCCACTTCTGAGCTCATTAACCGTGCTCATGATAGTCAATGTTATTTGGATGCGGTGGCGAAGCTTCGTAGCCGAAACATCCGTGTGTGTACCCACATCATTTATGGATTACCACAGGAAACGCATGAGATGATGCTGGATACGGGACGTGCAGTCGCCGCCATGGATGTGCAAGGTATTAAGATTCACCTGCTTCATCTCATGCGCAAAACTCCAATGGTTAAGCAATATGAAGCTGGTCTGCTGAGATTTCTAGAGAAAGACGAATATGTGAAGCTTATCGTCGACACACTAGAATTTTTGCCACCTGAAATGATCGTTCACCGTCTAACAGGAGACGCACCGCGTGACCTGCTGGTTGGTCCAATGTGGAGTCTGAAGAAATGGGAAGTTCTCAATGCGATTGACGATGAACTGAAGCAGCGTGACTCTTGGCAAGGTAAGTATTGGAGAGGTCGCTAA
- the rlmD gene encoding 23S rRNA (uracil(1939)-C(5))-methyltransferase RlmD: MNEPKNAKRPTNKSRGHQTPLNSKKNHSVGKSEKPYKPGKTNTSSGSVKSKPSAQRVQDREHAEELHIGDTIIVTVKRLGINGEGVGYYRRKAVFIPGALPGEVIKATVTRSESKFISADIAKIEKRSPDRVDAPCPVFGICGGCQIQHLSYAGQLKSKEEIVREAFSRFAGTQELKMKPILGMEHPWDYRNKAQLQLGMQKEEIIAGLYGADSHKLVDITGCPIQHPKVNEAVNKTRQVLQSLNIPVHKGQDRGNLGFIRTIVVRWGFQSEQLQLTLVTASDKLPKRDLLVRELRLAIPELVSISMNVNSKNTSLIFGDKTLLIWGEEGIRESLGDLEFTLSPRAFFQLNPLQTVKLYESVKAAAALTGRETVVDAYCGTGTIGLWLAPYAREVRGIESISEAILDAKDNASLNGRDNVTFYEGYAEDLLPRWVKSGFSPDVIIADPPRTGLHPSFVEAVLRTKPKRFVYVSCNPSTLAKDCKVLLDGGYTMEWVQPIDMFPQTSQVECVVLLSLNP; this comes from the coding sequence ATGAACGAACCAAAAAACGCTAAACGTCCCACTAATAAATCTAGGGGACATCAAACACCATTGAACTCTAAAAAAAATCACTCTGTTGGTAAATCCGAAAAACCTTATAAGCCAGGGAAAACCAATACTTCCTCTGGATCGGTTAAATCCAAACCGTCTGCACAGAGGGTGCAAGATCGTGAGCATGCCGAAGAGTTGCACATTGGAGATACAATTATTGTAACGGTAAAGAGACTCGGGATTAATGGCGAGGGCGTCGGATATTATCGACGTAAGGCCGTATTTATTCCAGGTGCACTACCTGGTGAGGTTATCAAGGCTACAGTAACGCGGTCCGAGAGCAAATTCATCAGTGCTGACATTGCCAAAATTGAGAAGCGTTCACCAGATCGGGTTGATGCTCCCTGCCCTGTATTCGGTATCTGTGGAGGGTGCCAGATCCAACATCTCTCCTACGCAGGACAATTAAAAAGCAAGGAAGAGATCGTTCGCGAAGCTTTCTCCCGTTTCGCCGGGACCCAGGAGCTCAAAATGAAACCGATCCTTGGCATGGAACATCCTTGGGATTATCGCAATAAAGCGCAGCTCCAACTAGGCATGCAGAAGGAAGAAATCATCGCTGGACTGTATGGCGCCGATTCCCACAAACTTGTAGATATTACGGGCTGCCCTATCCAACATCCTAAGGTAAATGAAGCTGTGAACAAAACAAGACAAGTACTCCAAAGCCTCAACATTCCAGTTCATAAGGGCCAAGATCGAGGAAATCTAGGATTCATTCGCACGATCGTTGTTCGCTGGGGATTTCAATCTGAGCAACTTCAGCTCACGCTTGTGACAGCGAGTGACAAGCTGCCAAAACGTGATCTACTCGTGAGAGAGCTCAGGCTCGCGATTCCAGAACTCGTCAGCATATCCATGAACGTTAATTCGAAGAACACCTCCCTGATATTTGGGGATAAAACGCTTCTTATATGGGGAGAAGAAGGGATTAGGGAATCGCTTGGTGATTTGGAATTCACCCTATCGCCGCGTGCGTTCTTCCAATTGAACCCACTACAGACGGTCAAACTGTATGAATCTGTAAAAGCAGCTGCTGCACTCACCGGTCGCGAGACCGTCGTTGACGCTTACTGCGGGACTGGCACGATTGGCCTATGGCTAGCTCCTTATGCGCGAGAGGTTCGGGGGATTGAATCCATCTCCGAGGCAATATTGGATGCAAAAGACAACGCATCTCTTAACGGACGCGATAATGTAACATTTTATGAAGGTTATGCAGAGGATCTACTGCCACGCTGGGTTAAGAGTGGATTCTCGCCTGACGTTATCATCGCAGATCCACCACGTACCGGACTCCATCCAAGTTTTGTGGAAGCTGTTCTGCGTACGAAACCTAAACGTTTCGTGTATGTGTCGTGTAATCCCTCCACTCTCGCCAAGGATTGCAAGGTTTTGCTAGACGGAGGATACACCATGGAATGGGTACAACCTATCGATATGTTCCCACAGACAAGTCAAGTAGAGTGTGTCGTATTGTTAAGTTTAAATCCATAA
- a CDS encoding VOC family protein, whose product MSIRKIEHIGIRVSALEDSIEFYERVIGLKLLNIIGEVDSDLRLAFLAFPGQDNVEIELISIRGGDDLPNEGRVHHIAFTVSQIEQEYSRIAGLELSGLDREIRTLANESRFFFFNGPDGEKIEFFEPVHLSD is encoded by the coding sequence ATGTCGATCAGAAAAATAGAACACATCGGTATTCGTGTATCCGCACTTGAGGACTCAATCGAATTTTATGAACGAGTAATCGGTCTAAAATTGCTCAATATAATTGGTGAAGTAGACAGCGATCTTCGTCTTGCTTTTTTAGCATTTCCGGGGCAAGATAATGTCGAGATCGAATTGATTTCTATCCGCGGAGGTGATGACCTTCCTAATGAAGGCCGGGTTCACCATATTGCATTTACAGTAAGTCAGATTGAACAAGAATATTCTCGGATCGCAGGGTTAGAACTTTCAGGACTGGATCGTGAAATTCGTACACTAGCTAACGAAAGTCGTTTTTTCTTCTTCAACGGTCCTGATGGTGAAAAGATTGAATTTTTTGAGCCGGTGCATTTATCAGATTAA
- a CDS encoding phosphatase PAP2 family protein: MNRLFERLIQLDQQLFMGINGRLHRSFLNFWLYHLTHLGGARFTIISVLFIWWVSPEPWHTVALQAGVALAISHIPVALAKKLYPRIRPYLAIPGTNTFRNPLTDHSFPSGHTTAIFSVTMPFIAAQPALILVLGPIALLVGLSRIYLGLHYPSDVLAGLIIGTSVALGTVALWA, encoded by the coding sequence ATGAATCGTTTATTTGAAAGACTTATACAACTTGATCAGCAGCTCTTCATGGGAATCAACGGTCGTTTGCACCGGAGTTTTCTCAACTTTTGGCTGTATCATCTTACCCATTTAGGAGGGGCCAGATTCACGATCATATCCGTATTATTCATCTGGTGGGTAAGCCCTGAACCTTGGCATACGGTAGCTCTTCAAGCAGGTGTTGCATTAGCGATCAGCCATATTCCAGTCGCTCTTGCCAAAAAATTATATCCTCGTATCCGACCTTATTTGGCGATACCAGGAACGAACACTTTTAGGAATCCACTAACTGATCATTCTTTTCCTTCCGGGCATACTACAGCTATATTCTCGGTGACAATGCCATTTATAGCAGCTCAACCAGCACTTATACTTGTTCTTGGTCCTATTGCGCTGTTAGTTGGACTCTCCCGGATTTATTTGGGATTACACTATCCGTCCGATGTTCTTGCTGGGCTAATAATCGGTACCTCAGTTGCGCTCGGAACTGTTGCATTATGGGCGTAA